From Streptomyces sp. TLI_053, a single genomic window includes:
- the radA gene encoding DNA repair protein RadA, with the protein MAARTKTTAKPRPAYRCTECGNQLPKWVGRCPECNAWGTVEEYGAVPIRTTAAGPVSSPARPIGQVDGQVATARSTGVPELDRVLGGGLVPGAVVLLAGEPGVGKSTLLLDVAAKAASDRHRTLYVTGEESAGQVRLRADRINALSDHLYLAAESDLGAVLGHIEAVDPGLLILDSVQTIASAELDGAPGGPAQVREVAGALIRASKDRGMATLLVGHVTKDGQIAGPRLLEHLVDVVLSFEGDRHARLRIIRGIKNRYGATDEVGCFELHDEGIEGLADPSGLFLTRRDKPVPGTCLTVTLEGKRPLVAEVQALMVDSQIPSPRRTTSGLESPRIAMILAVVERHGGVKLGKQDIYTATVGGVKLSEPSADLAIALAVASSSSDTPLPSNLVAIGEVGLAGEVRRVTGVQRRLAEAHRLGFTHALVPPDPGKVPPGMKVVEVADIGEALRALPGRRRAAAKPKGEAPSAPPAPRAHRPAAYPEEVMEGWEPLDSDELR; encoded by the coding sequence ATGGCTGCCCGTACCAAGACCACCGCCAAGCCGCGCCCGGCCTACCGCTGCACCGAGTGCGGCAACCAGCTGCCCAAGTGGGTCGGCCGCTGCCCGGAGTGCAACGCCTGGGGCACGGTCGAGGAGTACGGCGCGGTGCCGATCCGGACGACGGCCGCCGGGCCGGTCAGCTCGCCCGCCCGCCCGATCGGCCAGGTGGACGGTCAGGTGGCGACGGCCCGCTCCACCGGCGTGCCCGAGCTGGACCGGGTGCTCGGCGGCGGCCTGGTTCCGGGCGCCGTGGTGCTGCTGGCCGGCGAGCCCGGCGTCGGCAAGTCCACCCTGCTGCTCGACGTCGCCGCCAAGGCCGCCAGTGACCGGCACCGCACGCTCTACGTCACGGGTGAGGAGTCGGCCGGCCAGGTGCGGCTGCGCGCCGACCGGATCAACGCGCTCTCCGACCACCTCTACCTGGCCGCCGAGTCCGACCTCGGCGCCGTGCTCGGCCACATCGAGGCGGTCGACCCCGGCCTGCTGATCCTGGACTCGGTGCAGACCATCGCCTCCGCCGAGCTGGACGGCGCGCCCGGCGGCCCGGCCCAGGTCCGCGAGGTGGCCGGCGCGCTGATCCGGGCCTCCAAGGACCGCGGCATGGCCACCCTGCTGGTCGGCCACGTCACCAAGGACGGCCAGATCGCGGGCCCCCGCCTGCTGGAGCACCTGGTGGACGTCGTGCTGAGCTTCGAGGGCGACCGCCACGCCCGGCTGAGGATCATCCGCGGGATCAAGAACCGCTACGGCGCGACCGACGAGGTCGGCTGCTTCGAGCTGCACGACGAGGGCATCGAGGGCCTGGCCGATCCCTCCGGCCTCTTCCTGACCAGGCGTGACAAGCCGGTGCCCGGGACGTGCCTGACCGTGACCCTGGAGGGGAAGCGCCCGCTGGTCGCCGAGGTGCAGGCGCTGATGGTCGATTCGCAGATCCCCTCGCCCCGGCGGACCACCTCCGGTCTGGAGTCGCCCCGGATCGCGATGATCCTCGCCGTGGTCGAGCGGCACGGCGGGGTCAAGCTCGGCAAGCAGGACATCTACACCGCCACCGTCGGCGGCGTGAAGCTCTCCGAGCCCTCGGCGGACCTCGCGATCGCCCTCGCGGTCGCCAGCTCCTCTTCGGACACCCCGCTGCCCAGCAACCTGGTCGCGATCGGCGAGGTCGGCCTGGCCGGCGAGGTGAGGCGGGTGACGGGTGTGCAGCGGCGGCTGGCCGAGGCGCACCGGCTGGGCTTCACCCACGCGCTCGTCCCGCCGGACCCGGGCAAGGTCCCGCCGGGCATGAAGGTGGTCGAGGTGGCGGACATCGGCGAGGCGCTGCGGGCGCTCCCGGGCCGCCGTCGGGCCGCCGCGAAGCCGAAGGGTGAGGCCCCGTCGGCGCCGCCGGCCCCCCGGGCGCACCGGCCGGCGGCCTACCCGGAGGAGGTCATGGAGGGGTGGGAGCCGCTCGACTCCGACGAACTGCGCTGA
- the disA gene encoding DNA integrity scanning diadenylate cyclase DisA codes for MAASDRADKSSREEALLRASLTAIAPGTALRDGLERVLRANTGGLIVLGFDKTVEPICTGGFVLDVEFTATRLRELCKLDGAVVLDKDITKIVRAGVHLMPDSTIPTDETGTRHRTAERVNRQTGFPVVAVSHSMRLIAMYVNGTRRVLEDSTTVLSRANQALATLERYKLRLDEVAGTLSALEIEDLVTVRDVTAVAQRLEMVRLIATEIAGYVLELGIDGRLLSLQLDELIAGVEPERELVARDYFPERAAKKGRTVTEVLADLEALTHAELLDLTTVAKALGYSGTPESLDSAVSPRGYRLLAKIPRLPNTVIERLVEHFGGLQKLLAASIDDLQTVEGVGETRARSVREGLSRLAESSILERYV; via the coding sequence GTGGCAGCCAGCGACCGGGCGGACAAGTCCTCCCGCGAGGAGGCCCTGCTGCGGGCCTCCCTCACCGCCATCGCCCCCGGCACCGCACTGCGTGACGGTCTGGAGCGGGTGCTCCGGGCCAACACCGGCGGTCTGATCGTGCTCGGTTTCGACAAGACCGTCGAGCCGATCTGTACCGGCGGCTTCGTGCTGGACGTCGAGTTCACCGCGACCCGGTTGCGCGAGCTGTGCAAGCTCGACGGTGCCGTGGTGCTGGACAAGGACATCACCAAGATCGTCCGGGCCGGCGTCCACCTGATGCCGGACTCCACCATCCCGACCGACGAGACCGGGACCAGGCACCGCACCGCCGAGCGGGTCAACCGGCAGACCGGCTTCCCGGTGGTGGCGGTCTCGCACTCGATGCGGCTGATCGCCATGTACGTCAACGGCACCCGCCGGGTGCTGGAGGACTCCACCACCGTGCTGTCCCGCGCGAACCAGGCGCTGGCCACCCTGGAGCGCTACAAGCTGCGCCTGGACGAGGTGGCGGGCACGCTCTCCGCACTGGAGATCGAGGACCTGGTGACGGTCCGGGACGTCACCGCCGTCGCGCAGCGGCTGGAGATGGTCCGGCTGATCGCCACCGAGATCGCCGGCTACGTGCTGGAGCTCGGCATCGACGGCCGGCTGCTCTCGCTCCAGCTGGACGAGCTGATCGCGGGCGTTGAGCCGGAGCGCGAGCTGGTCGCCCGGGACTACTTCCCGGAGCGCGCCGCCAAGAAGGGCCGGACCGTCACCGAGGTCCTGGCCGACCTGGAGGCGCTGACCCACGCCGAGCTGCTCGACCTCACGACGGTGGCCAAGGCGCTCGGCTACTCGGGCACGCCGGAGTCGCTGGACTCGGCGGTCTCGCCGCGCGGCTACCGGCTGCTGGCCAAGATCCCGCGCCTGCCCAACACGGTGATAGAGCGCCTGGTGGAGCACTTCGGCGGACTGCAGAAGCTGCTGGCCGCCAGCATCGACGATCTGCAGACGGTCGAGGGCGTCGGCGAGACCCGGGCCCGCTCGGTCCGGGAGGGCCTGTCCCGCCTTGCCGAATCGTCCATCCTGGAGCGCTACGTCTGA
- a CDS encoding MDR family MFS transporter: MVGLVVTMLLAMLDGLIVGTAMPTIVGELGGAEHLSWVVTSYTLATAASTPIWGKLGDLYGRKGTFLTSIVIFLAGSALSGLSQDMTELIGFRALQGLGAGGLMVGVMSIMGALVPPRDRGKYQGMFAAVMALATIGGPLVGGFITDHLNWRWTFYINLPLGAVALAVVVVTLKLPKVRSKARIDYLGAVLLTTGITSLTLITTWGGQEYAWGSKQILGLGALAAASLIGFCYVEQRVEEPMLPLSLFKNLNFTLVSIIGFVVGFVMFGSTVFLPLYQQTVQGASATNSGLLLMPMMFGMLVVSLVVGQAVTKTGKYRIYPIIGTVVMTAGMLLLSTLSTDTSGFTSACWMVVLGAGMGFLMQITMLVAQNSVELKDMGVASSTATLFRTIGGSFGVALFGALFNNRVTETMNERLGSAAGAGSAQGGDPAQLSPGALRALPAPVQDAYHHAVANGMHTVFLWGAAAAVISVAAAVFMREVPLRGAGGPAADTKDGEAGKGAAVGNTEAVAI; encoded by the coding sequence ATGGTCGGCCTGGTGGTCACCATGCTGCTCGCCATGCTCGACGGCCTGATCGTCGGCACCGCGATGCCGACCATCGTCGGTGAGCTCGGCGGCGCCGAGCACCTCTCGTGGGTGGTCACCTCCTACACCCTGGCCACCGCCGCCTCCACCCCGATCTGGGGCAAGCTCGGCGACCTCTACGGCCGCAAGGGCACCTTCCTCACCTCGATCGTGATCTTCCTGGCGGGCTCGGCGCTCTCCGGCCTCTCCCAGGACATGACGGAGCTCATCGGCTTCCGCGCCCTCCAGGGCCTGGGCGCCGGCGGTCTGATGGTCGGCGTGATGTCGATCATGGGCGCGCTGGTCCCGCCGCGCGACCGCGGCAAGTACCAGGGCATGTTCGCCGCGGTGATGGCGCTCGCCACCATCGGCGGCCCGCTGGTCGGCGGCTTCATCACCGACCACCTGAACTGGCGCTGGACCTTCTACATCAACCTGCCGCTCGGCGCCGTCGCGCTCGCCGTCGTCGTGGTCACCCTGAAGCTGCCGAAGGTCCGCAGCAAGGCCAGGATCGACTACCTCGGCGCGGTGCTGCTCACCACCGGCATCACCTCGCTCACCCTGATCACCACCTGGGGCGGCCAGGAGTACGCCTGGGGCTCGAAGCAGATCCTCGGCCTGGGCGCGCTGGCCGCGGCCTCCCTGATCGGCTTCTGCTACGTCGAGCAGCGGGTCGAGGAGCCGATGCTGCCGCTGTCGCTGTTCAAGAACCTGAACTTCACCCTGGTCTCGATCATCGGCTTCGTGGTCGGCTTCGTGATGTTCGGCTCGACCGTCTTCCTGCCGCTCTACCAGCAGACCGTGCAGGGCGCCTCGGCCACCAACTCCGGCCTGCTGCTGATGCCGATGATGTTCGGGATGCTGGTCGTCTCGCTGGTGGTCGGCCAGGCGGTGACCAAGACCGGCAAGTACCGGATCTACCCGATCATCGGCACCGTCGTGATGACCGCCGGCATGCTGCTGCTGTCGACCCTCTCCACCGACACCTCGGGCTTCACCTCCGCCTGCTGGATGGTGGTGCTCGGTGCCGGCATGGGCTTCCTGATGCAGATCACCATGCTGGTCGCGCAGAACAGCGTCGAGCTCAAGGACATGGGCGTGGCCAGCTCCACCGCCACCCTGTTCCGCACCATCGGCGGCTCCTTCGGTGTCGCGCTGTTCGGCGCGCTGTTCAACAACCGGGTCACCGAGACCATGAACGAGCGGCTCGGTTCGGCCGCCGGTGCGGGTTCCGCGCAGGGCGGCGACCCGGCCCAGCTGAGCCCGGGCGCGCTCAGGGCGCTGCCCGCGCCGGTCCAGGACGCCTACCACCACGCGGTCGCCAACGGCATGCACACCGTCTTCCTGTGGGGTGCGGCCGCCGCCGTGATCTCGGTCGCCGCCGCGGTCTTCATGCGGGAGGTGCCGCTGCGCGGGGCCGGCGGACCGGCCGCCGACACCAAGGACGGCGAGGCCGGCAAGGGCGCGGCGGTCGGCAACACCGAGGCCGTCGCGATCTGA
- a CDS encoding A/G-specific adenine glycosylase, which produces MAANTVTPVLPAPAGPAAPPGPDAPAGATPKLGLPLPVLHATVLDWYAANARELPWRTPDASPWAVMVSEFMLQQTPVKRVLPVWETWMERWPTPADLAAEAPGEAVRMWGRLGYPRRALRLHGAAVAITEKHGGEVPDDHATLLSLPGVGEYTAASVASFAFGQRHVVLDTNVRRVFARAVTGDEYPAQATTAAERRTATALLPAADRTAATWAVAVMELGALVCTARGPECGDCPLFTSCAWQRAGRPPYEGPARRGQTYEGTDRQVRGKLLAVLREAHDEVPQARLDEVWPDAVQRARALDGLVADGLVEPVEQGVYRLPR; this is translated from the coding sequence ATGGCTGCCAACACCGTCACCCCCGTCCTTCCCGCACCCGCCGGCCCCGCCGCACCGCCGGGCCCCGACGCGCCCGCCGGGGCGACGCCGAAGCTCGGGCTGCCGCTGCCGGTCCTGCACGCGACCGTCCTCGACTGGTACGCGGCCAACGCCAGGGAGCTGCCCTGGCGGACGCCGGACGCCTCGCCCTGGGCCGTGATGGTCAGCGAGTTCATGCTCCAGCAGACCCCGGTGAAGCGCGTCCTGCCCGTCTGGGAGACCTGGATGGAGCGCTGGCCGACCCCGGCCGACCTGGCCGCCGAGGCGCCCGGCGAGGCCGTCCGGATGTGGGGCCGGCTGGGCTACCCGCGTCGGGCGCTGCGCCTGCACGGCGCCGCGGTGGCGATCACCGAGAAGCACGGCGGCGAGGTCCCGGACGACCACGCGACCCTGCTCTCGCTGCCCGGGGTCGGCGAGTACACCGCGGCGTCGGTGGCCTCCTTCGCCTTCGGCCAGCGGCACGTGGTGCTGGACACCAATGTCCGCCGGGTGTTCGCCCGGGCCGTGACCGGTGACGAGTACCCGGCGCAGGCCACCACGGCGGCCGAGCGGCGGACCGCGACCGCGCTGCTGCCCGCCGCCGACCGCACGGCCGCCACCTGGGCGGTCGCCGTGATGGAGCTGGGCGCGCTGGTCTGCACGGCCCGCGGTCCGGAGTGCGGGGACTGCCCGCTGTTCACCTCCTGCGCCTGGCAGCGGGCCGGCCGCCCGCCCTACGAGGGCCCGGCCCGGCGCGGCCAGACCTACGAGGGCACCGACCGCCAGGTCCGCGGCAAGCTGCTCGCGGTGCTCCGCGAGGCGCACGACGAGGTGCCGCAGGCCCGGCTCGACGAGGTCTGGCCGGACGCCGTGCAGCGCGCCCGCGCCCTGGACGGGCTGGTCGCCGACGGACTGGTCGAACCGGTCGAGCAGGGCGTCTACCGGCTCCCCCGCTAG
- a CDS encoding TetR/AcrR family transcriptional regulator, giving the protein MGTTQSPRSDTRARIVAIALELFSEQGYERTSLREIADRLGVTKAALYYHFKTKEDIVHGIVATTAAPLDELIAWGRDRTWTPEVRDELIRRFAAGMAERAPLLRFFQENQPALRDLQAGQEFRDRMIALVRLVHGPGASFEDRLRAMMSLFTINSALFLLYQDQRPEVDRYVGDIPVAEATREEAIEAAQHVALEICRLIVRPAPTA; this is encoded by the coding sequence ATGGGCACGACGCAGAGCCCCCGTAGCGACACCCGGGCGCGCATCGTCGCGATCGCCCTGGAGCTCTTCTCCGAGCAGGGCTACGAGCGCACCTCGCTGCGGGAGATCGCGGACCGGCTGGGCGTCACCAAGGCCGCGCTCTACTACCACTTCAAGACCAAGGAAGACATCGTCCACGGCATCGTGGCGACCACCGCCGCGCCGCTCGACGAGCTGATCGCCTGGGGCCGGGACCGGACCTGGACCCCCGAGGTGCGGGACGAGCTGATCCGCCGGTTCGCGGCCGGGATGGCCGAGCGGGCGCCGCTGCTCCGCTTCTTCCAGGAGAACCAGCCCGCGCTGCGCGACCTGCAGGCCGGTCAGGAGTTCCGGGACCGCATGATCGCCCTGGTCCGGTTGGTGCACGGTCCCGGGGCGAGCTTCGAGGACCGGCTGCGGGCGATGATGTCCCTGTTCACCATCAACTCGGCGCTCTTCCTGCTGTACCAGGACCAGCGGCCCGAGGTGGACCGCTACGTCGGGGACATCCCGGTTGCCGAGGCCACCCGCGAGGAGGCGATCGAGGCCGCCCAGCACGTGGCGCTGGAGATCTGCCGACTGATCGTCCGGCCCGCCCCGACGGCCTGA